Proteins found in one Quercus robur chromosome 2, dhQueRobu3.1, whole genome shotgun sequence genomic segment:
- the LOC126709986 gene encoding uncharacterized protein LOC126709986: MPIIYGFVLRLDDGSRTWIQCRYERVHKLCTRCGLIGHSRRQCNVSMDEVERCLIRQRQRLQRIFHVQYGFESMEPHFHNELRAFYNRRRHWTTQVRGDNMQPNNHDQPHHPDPNPIHHSHDGNNNMQAHNPGHMHHPEPNTTLQPPTVCPLSHGENVQVSSEPLNLVTAQHQQTDHANLSSAIFTLNLGNTPVNSTASSTDNTPLHPTTTTDLNLVQEETLQGSINEEARLNYPLRETWIEGTGPFLTTGELRVQTRVNSNTDSDSETVRMFNLDMLNEGRPEWVHSDAWDAGQIPEVAAPIAQPVANRVDRDISSGPQDRRVSEAGPSQTISLDTGLNSFFGSEGHGLGPGPPSPASINSDPGYLSSLHCDVLPGTTCAARKRFGPDLGRLGRNIRQRLLCGFLQKEGTKRLSLTNQETLVSQEDINQNTTQPQGSGS, from the coding sequence ATGCCAATTATTTATGGTTTTGTACTTCGCCTAGATGATGGGTCTAGAACTTGGATCCAATGCCGTTATGAAAGGGTACATAAATTATGTACCAGGTGTGGTTTGATTGGTCACAGTAGAAGGCAGTGCAATGTGAGCATGGATGAGGTGGAGAGGTGTTTGATTCGTCAAAGGCAACGTTTACAGCGGATCTTTCATGTGCAGTATGGTTTTGAGTCTATGGAACCTCACTTCCACAATGAGCTGAGGGCCTTCTACAATAGACGGAGGCATTGGACAACTCAGGTTCGTGGTGACAACATGCAACCTAATAATCATGATCAACCTCATCATCCTGACCCAAATCCTATTCATCATTCACATGATGGCAATAATAACATGCAAGCTCATAACCCTGGTCACATGCATCATCCTGAACCAAATACTACTCTTCAACCACCAACTGTTTGTCCTCTATCCCATGGTGAGAATGTACAGGTTTCCTCTGAACCACTTAATCTTGTCACGGCCCAACACCAGCAGACTGACCATGCAAATCTCTCCTCCGCCATTTTTACTCTCAATTTAGGTAATACCCCTGTGAATTCCACTGCCTCATCCACTGATAATACTCCATTacacccaaccaccaccacggACCTGAATCTGGTTCAAGAAGAGACATTGCAAGGTTCGATTAACGAAGAAGCTAGACTCAATTATCCCCTTAGGGAGACTTGGATAGAGGGTACAGGCCCATTTCTCACAACTGGGGAATTGAGAGTTCAAACAAGGGTGAACTCAAATACAGACAGTGATTCTGAAACGGTGAGGATGTTTAATCTGGATATGCTGAATGAAGGTCGTCCTGAGTGGGTACATAGCGATGCATGGGATGCAGGACAAATTCCTGAAGTTGCTGCCCCTATTGCTCAACCTGTAGCTAACAGAGTGGACAGAGATATTAGTTCTGGGCCGCAGGATAGAAGAGTTTCTGAGGCAGGCCCATCACAGACTATAAGCCTTGATACTGGCCTTAACTCCTTTTTTGGTTCTGAGGGGCATGGGCTAGGCCCAGGTCCACCTTCACCTGCCTCTATTAACTCTGATCCTGGTTATCTATCAAGTCTGCATTGTGATGTGTTGCCTGGGACAACCTGTGCTGCTAGGAAGAGGTTCGGACCTGATTTGGGGAGGCTAGGAAGGAACATTAGACAGAGGTTACTCTGTGGTTTTCTCCAAAAAGAAG